Genomic window (Stenotrophomonas maltophilia):
TGGCCAGCGCCGCAAGCTGCGCCCGCTGGAAGGCAGCCAGCGCCGGCGCAACGCCAGCAGCGGTATCCAGCAGCGACTGCGCCTCCACGTCCAGGCCGACGCGGGCGGCGGTGTAACCCAGCAGGGCGCCCTGATAGCCCTCCATCCCGCCGCGCAGGGCATCCTGCACATCCGCAGGCAGGCCGGCCAGCGCGAGATCGAACGGCAGCTTCTCCTCGCTGGCACGGTCGGCGTGGGTGGAATCACCGTCGAGCAGCAGCAGTGCCTCCTGCCTTCGCATCTTCTGCAGGGACAGCGCCAGCGCGGGCCGCTGCTGCGCATCCACCTGCGCCTGCAGGGTGTCGGCGGCCTGCTGCAACTGCGCGGCGAGGCCGGCATCACCACGGCCCATCTCGTCGACCCGCTCGAACAGGGCGGCCACCCCCTGCGAGAACGCGTCGGCCGCTTCGGTCAGCGCCTGCAGGGCCTTGCGCCGGCCAGCATCCATCGGCGTCGCGCGCAGCGCCTGTAGATCGGTCTGCAACGCCTTCTGCGTGGCCAGCAGCTGCGCGCGATCGGCATCATCGAAACTGCGTGCGTACTGGGTCTGCAGGCGACGCGCTTCGGCCACCCGCGTGGACAGGCTGGCGGCCAGATCGCTGCCGCGCTGGTAGCTGGCCTGGCTGCGCGCAGCCAGTGCGTTGGCATGGCCAGTCCAGGCGTAGACAGCGGCGATCGCGACCAGGCCCAGGCCACAGACCCACAGGGTCGCCTTGAGCTTGTTGGCCACGCTGAGCCGATGCGGTTGCAGCCAGCGCAGCAGGCCGGGGGACGCCGAGTGCAACGCAGCAAGGCGCGTGCGCAGGGACCGGAGGTGGGGGACAACGGCCGACATGACAGACTCCAGGCGGAAAGACGCACCTGTATCGGCTGGATTCAGGGCAACTTTAGACCTTTCTTCATCTGCCTCCCCCCGTCGCTGGCGGACGCGGTCTTTGTACCGGGCACAGGCGACGGGGGCATGACACCGGCGCTGCGCTTGACCTCAACCCCGGTTGGGGGAGCACAGTGGACGTCCCTTCCCCGCTAGGTGCCTCCATGACGACGCTCGATGTCCCCCGCTACCTGCAGCGCCTGCAGCTGGATGCGCCGCCACCACGGACGCTGGTCGGCCTGACCCTGCTGCAGCAGCGCCACAACGCACTGCTCCCCTTCGAAACCCTCAGCTGCCTGCTGCGCGATGCGGTGCCGATCGACCTGGACAGCGTGCAGCGCAAGCTGCTTGACGACCGCCGTGGCGGGTACTGCTTCGAACTCAATGGCGGGTTGCTGGCGCTGCTGCAGGCATTGGGCTTCGATGCGCAGCCATTGAGCGCGCGCGTGCTGCTGGCCGCCCAGGACGGCGAACTGACCGCGCGTACCCACCTGCTGCTGCGCGTGCAGGTGGATGGCGATGACTGGCTGGTGGATGCCGGTTTCGGCAGCCTGACCCCAACCGTGCCGCTGCGCCTGAATGATCCGCAGCCGCAGGCCACGCCGCACGAACGCTATCTGCTGCAGCGCTTGCCCGACGAGGGCGATTTCGTGCTGTCGGCCGAGTCCAACGATGGCTGGCGGGCGATGTATCGGTTCGACCTGCAGGCGCCGGCACCGATCGACAACGTGGTGGGCAACTGGTACGTGTGCACCCATCCCGACTCCAGTTTTCCCGGGCAGCTGCGCGCATCGCTGACCGGGCCGGACTGGCGCCGTACCATAGGCAGCGGCAACTACACCGAGTATCGCTCCGGGCAGTCGCCGCACAAACGCCCGCTGCATGATGTGGGCGATGTGCGCGACGTGCTGCAGCAGCGCTTCGGCATGCAGCTGCCGGACGACCCGCGGCTGGACCCGGCCATCAATGACTGGCTGCAGCGCTCGCGCGCCGCGACCCACGTGTAGCGTCGAGCCCTGCTCGACGGGTGCATTGACGGCGTATTCAACAGCAGCCGAGCGTGGGCTCGGCTCTACAGAGCTGCACGCGCCTGCATCGCGATACGGTTGCCTTCACTGTCGCGGATCTCGGCCACACGCCAGTCACCCGCATCGGCCGGGCCGAAGCGCAGCTCGGCCCCGGCCTGCAGTGCACGGTCGAGGCTGGCATCGAGGTCATCGACGCCGATGTAGATGCGCGCCCCCTGCTCGGAGGGCCGGTAGTCCGCGCCGTGCACCAGCGCAATGCTGGCACCGGCGGCCTCATCGGCATACGGCAGGTACGCCATCCTGCAGTCGTGCAGCAGGATCGGCTCGTCCACCACCACCTGCAGCCACTGCTGGTAGAAAGCGATGGCACGGGCCAGGTCAGTGGCCGGAATCTCGACATGCAGGATCGGGTTCACAAGCGCTCCTTGCGCGGCTGACTCAGATGATGCGCAGGGTAATCGCCTTCAGCACTGCACGGGTACGGTCGCGGGTGCCGAGCTTGTCAAGGATGGCGGACACGTAGTTCTTCACCGTTCCCTCGGCCAGAAACAGGCTGCGCGCGATCTCCTTGTTGCTGTAGCCCCCGGCCAGCAGGCGCAGGATCGCCACTTCGCGTTCCCCGAAGGTATCAGTGGGAGGTGCCTCGTCGTGGAAGCGGTAACGGGCGCGCACCGGCTCGGTGCTGACCGGCAGCAACAGGGTTTCACCAGCGGCTACGCGCTCGATCGCTTCGCGCAGGTCTGCGGGTGCGGCGTCCTTGAGCAGGAAGCCCTGTGCGCCGGCCTCGCTGGCACGCAGCAGCAGATCACTTTCATCGAAGGTGGTCAGCAGCAGCCACGGCGTGGCATCGCCGCGCGCGCGCAGCTGGCGCAATGCCTCGATGCCGTCCATCCCGGGCATGCGGATGTCACTGAGCACTACCTCCACACGCTGCGTGTCCAGTGCATCCAGCAGCGCCTGGCCATCCTCGGCCTCCAGCACCACGTCTACCCGCAGGCCCTGCAGCAGCGCACGCAGGCCTGCACGCACCAGCGCCTGGTCATCAGCCAGTGCAACGCGGATCGCGGCGCCACTCATGCCGGCAACCATGCGGTCAGGTGCATGCCGCCCTGTGCGGTGCGCGCGAGTTCCAGCCGGCCACGCACCGCAGCCAGGCGCTCGCGCATGCCGGCGATGCCATTGCCTTCGCGGATGCGTTCGGCGCGCTGGCCATCATCGCGGATATCGATACGCAACCGTGAATCCTCTTCGTTGATCGTCAGCCATACGGTTTCTGCATTGCCGTGCCGTGCCGCATTGGTCAGCGCTTCCTGCATCAGCCGCAGCACAGTCTCGGCCATCAGCGGATCCCCCACGCGCACGCCCTCTGCTATCTGCAGCTGCAGTCTCGGTCGCGGGAACGGCGCCGCCAGCGCATGCAATGCCGTGGCCAGATCGAGGCCGCGATCATCGCGCATCGACTGCACCACCTGGCGGATATCGGCCAGCAGTTCGCCAGACAGCTGTTCCACCAGCACCAGCCCCTCGTTACCGGCCAGCGCAGGGTCAGCGGCCAGGGCGCGCAGATTGAGCCGCATCGCGGTGAGCTTGTGCCCGGCCACGTCATGCAGTTCGCGCGCCAGGCGCAGGCGCTCGGCATCGCGCGCACTGTCAGCCAGCAGCGCGCGGGTGGCCAGCAGGTCGGCATTGACCCGTGCAAGATCATCGCGGGCCAGCGCCGTGCTGCGGGCATAGTGTGCGGTCAGCGCGGCGAACGCCTGGAAGCCGCCATACAACAGCACCACCAGCAGCGGCTGGCTGAAGCCGCTATGGCGCAGCACGGCATACACCGCCAGATTGGCCAGCAGCGCAACACCCAGCACGAAGCGCGGCGGCCAGTGTTCGGCCAGCTGCGCAACCAGCACCACCAGCAGCACCGGAGCGGTTCCAGTGCGCGGCTGCAGCGCAACCAGCGCAACCGCCAGCAGCGCCTGCAACACCGCAGCGACGGCGCGCACGCGGGAAGGCATCGACGCCCAGCCGTGCACCACGAACAGCAGCAGGAACACAGCAAGCAGCAGCAGGCTCAGCCCGGCGCCACTGCGCTGCACCGCGAACGACAGGCCGACCACGAGCACGGTGACCAGGCCGGCGAGGCTGAGCGGACGCAACAGATGGCGGAACAGGCTGGGCATGGCCAGATGCTGACCGGCGCGCGCGCCGGCGGCAATGGGTCCAGCGCAGAAAGTGACTTCTGGCACGTCGAATCGATGACCACTGGCCCTGAACCCGCTGCACCGCCCCACGCAGACTGGCTCCACACCGCCACACCCACTTCCGGAGCCACTGCCATGATCCGCACCGCCCTGCTCAGCACCGCCCTGACTGCCCTGGCCCTGGCCGGCAGTGCCCACGCCGCCGACCTGGCTGTGACCGTGCACGACGTCCGCGTGCAGACGGGCACCCTGCGTGCTGCCCTGGTTGACAGCGCGGCCGCCTGGGACGGCAAGGCCAAGCCCGTGCAGGCCCAGCAAGCGGCGCCCAGCGGCGACAGCGCCCACTTCACGTTCAAGGGCGTGCCGGCCGGCAGCTATGCCGTGCTGCTCACCCACGACGAGAACGACAACGGCAAGCTCGACACCAACCTGGTCGGTATGCCGGTGGAAGGCTACGGCTTCAGCAACAACCCGCAGGTGATGCGCAAGCCGACCTTCGACGAAGCACGCGTCAACGTGCCAGCCGCTGGCGCCGCCATCGACATCACCCTGCGCTGATTCCCGCATCCAGACCCGAGGCCACCATGGACCGTCGCCGCTTCCTTCGTACCCTTCTCAGCAGCAGTGCCTGCCTGGCCCTGGGCACCACCGCGCTGCGCAGCGCTCCCGCCTTCGCCGGCGACCCGGCGCGGTTCGCGCAGGGCATGCAGGAACACCCATGGCTGCTCGGCTGGCGCAGCGTCGGCAGCGAAAGCCTCGGCCCGGCCACCGTGCAACTGCAGGGAAAGCTGCCAGCGGGCTTGGCCGGCACACTGTACCGCAACGGCCCGGCCTGGACCGAGCGCGATGGCTTCCGCTACGACCACTGGTTCGACGGCGACGGCATGGTGCATGGCTGGCGCTTCAATGGTGATGGCAGCCTGACCCATCACGGGCGCATGGTCGCCACGCCGAAATTCACCCGTGAACAGAAGGCCGGTCGCTTCCAGTATCCGGCAGCCGGCACCAGCGTTCCCGGTGCGTTGGCGGTTCGAAACAACGACGATGCAAACGTGGCCAACACATCGGTAACCATGATCAATGGCCGCCTGTTCGCGCTGTGCGAGTCCGGCTCGGCATTCGAAGTAGACCCCGATTCGCTGCAGACGCTGGGTCCGGTGACCTGGCGTCCGGACCTCGCCGCGCTGCCGTTCTCGGCGCACCCACTGCGCGACCGCGACGACAGCGTCTGGAACTTCGGCTCGATCAGCCTGATGGGTGGCCATGGCCTGCTGGTCTGGCACATCGGTGCGAACGGCCAGCTGCGCAGCGCCAATGTGATCGAAACACCCGAGCACGGCTACCTGCATGCCTTCGCGATGACCGACCAGCACCTGGTGTTCGTGATGATGCCGTTCGATTTCACCGGCACAGGCGGCAGCTTCTTCGAGCGCATGCAGTTCGCACCGCAGCGCCCCGTACGCATCGCGGTAGTCGCCAAGGATGCGCCGGACAAGGCGCAGTGGTTCGAAGCCCCGTTCGCGGCGATCTATCACTTCGGCGATGCGTTCACCCGCGATGGCGGCATCGTGCTGCGCGCAGTGCGCCACGACGACATCAATGAGGCGCGCTCGCCGATGAAGGAAGCAATGGCCGGTGATGGCGCACACGCCGCCAACAGTGGCGCCAGCCTGGTCGAGCTGCATCTGGACCTGCGTCGTGGCCAGGCCCGCTGGCAGCCGCTGGGCATCAGCGCGGTGGAGTTCCCGCTGTTCGACCCCCGTTCCGCCGCTACCCGCGGTGCGCGCCTGTACGCGCCGACCATCGACGGCCCGGCCACCGCACCGTACTTCAATGCGGTGGCCGCGTTCGACATCGAGCGCGGGCGCCGCCATCTGTGGAACTATGGACCGGACATCATGGCCGAAGAGCATGTGTTCGTACCGCGCCCGGGCAGCCGCAACGCCGATGACGGCTGGCTGATCGGCACCCTGCTCGATCCGGTCAATAAGCGCAGCGGCCTGGCGGTGCTCGATGCCCGCCACCTGGACGACGGTCCGCTGGCACAGGCCTGGCTGCCGTATGCGGTACCACTGGGCTTCCACGGCACCTTCGCCGCGCGCGGCTGATTCCACGCCACGCGGACATCATTGTTGGCATGCTGGGTCTCCCCTGCCCCGTGGAGTCCTGCATGTCCCTGGCCGACCACCGAAGTACGCTGGCACCGCACGGCTTCCTGCGCGTGGCGATCAACCTGGGCAACCCGGTGCTGGCACAGGGCGATGCGCGCTCACCGCGCGGCCCCTCACTGGAACTGGCTACCGCATTGGCGCAACGGATGGGGGTGCAGGCACGCTTCACCTGCCACGATGCCGCAGCCTCGGTGGTCGCCGCAGCGGGCGAAGACGGCTGGGATCTGGCCTTCCTGGCCATCGATCCGGCACGTACCGACCGCATTGCCTTCAGTGCCCCGTACGTGGAGATTGAAGGCACCTATCTGGTTCGCGAGGACAGCCCTGCGCATCAGGTGGCCGACCTCGACCGCGAGGGGCTGCGCATCGCGGTGGGGCGTGGCGCGGCCTATGACCTGTTCCTGAGCCGTGAACTGCGCCACGCCATGATCGAGCGGGCAGAGACATCGGCAGCCGCCATCACGCTGTTCGATCAGCAGCGTCTGGATGCCGCGGCCGGCGTGCGCCAGCCGCTGGTGGCCTGGGCGCAGACGCATCCCGGCCACCGCGTGCTGACCGACCGCTTCACCGCGATCCGGCAGGCGGTGGCGGCGCCGGCCTCACGCCCGGCCGACGCGCTGCAGGCGTTGTTCCAGGCAGTGGAGGCGATCAAGGCAGGCCCGTTGCTGGAGGAAGCGTTCGCGCGCGCCCGGCAGGCGGTCACGCTGGTCCGGTGACTGTAGAGTCGAGTCATGCTCGACTGCTCCTGCGAAAAGTCGGTCGAGCATGGCTCGACTCTACAAATGCGCGTCTGCCATGTGCCGCACGTGCTCGGCGGCCTGCGCGTGCAGCCAGTCGCGGAAGGCGAGGAAGCCGCGATGGCTGGCCGAGCGTTGCGGGTAGACCAGCCAATGCGGCCAGGCGGTTTTCAGTCGCAGGCTGGACAGCGCCACCAGTTGACCGGAATCCAGCAGCAGCCGCGCCCGCGTCACCCGTCCCAGCGCCACGCCTACCCCGTCCAGCGCCGCGCGGTGATGCGCCTCCGAATCATCCAGCACCGCCACGAAGCGCGGCGGCGGGTTCTGCCCACTCAGCGCGAACCAGGCGCCCCAGGCGCCATCGGGATCCCCCAGCAGCGGCCACTGGTTCAGCGGCACGCGGTCAATGCCGCCCATGCGTTCGATCAGCGCCGGGCTGGCCATCGGCACCAGCCACTCGTCGAACAGCGGCTCCACCACCAGGCCCGGCCACTGCCCGCTGCCCAGCCGCAGCGCGGCGTCGAACTGGCGCTGCCGCTCGAAATCAACCAGGCGTTCACTCGACTGCAGGTTGATCTCGATCTGTGGGTGCTCAGCCACGAAGTGACCCAGGCGCGGCACCAACCACGCCGAGGCCATCGATGGCACCGCGCTGATCGTCAGCACGTGCTCGGCGCGTGCGGCATAGGGCTGGAAGGCTTCGTTTATCGCATCCAGATGCGGCCCCACCTGCTCGAGCAGGCGCTGCCCCTCAAGGGTAAGGGTGATACCACGCGGCTGGCGGATCAGCAGCGGCTGCCCGAGCCGTTCTTCCAGCTGCCTCATCTGGTGGCTGAGCGCGCTGACGGTCAGGTTCATCGACGCAGCGGCACGCGACAGGTTGCCGAGCCGGGCAGCAGCCACGAAGCCCTGCAGGGCATGGAGCGGAGGGCGGGACATCAGGCTTGAATTCCTCTCAAGGCATGCTTGCGGAAATGTCGCTTTTTGCCCGTCCATGCTGCCCGTATCGTGCAATCCACTCAAGTGGAGGCACGCTCATGAACATCTACGGCAGCCTGTTGTTCCTGCACGGCCACGTGGCCAGCGCCGAACTGGCACGCCAGCTGGCCAGCCCGTCCACACCTGCCCCGCAGTGCGCGCGGCAACCGGCCGCGCCGGTTCAGCCGCCGCGAGCCCGTTGAACGCTCCTCAACCTGCATACCAGCGTTGGACGTGTTCAGGCAGCCACGGGATCGGATCGATGTCCAATGCCTGACAACCGTCGAGGGTGTCACGCAGCGCCCCCTCGCCGGGGCCATCGGGCATCCGCAGGCCTTCCTCTTCCGGAAGTTGCACCGCAGCCCAGTCGTGCAACCGGTCCATGCGCAGGCGCATCGCGGCCTGCAGCCACGCCTTCAGCGGATAACAGCGATAACCTTGATCGCCCAATGCGGCAATCGCAAGCGACAAAGCCGGGTTGGCACCACGTACCCATTCGGTGCGGCCTCCAGCCTTGTCCTGGACCGTCATCGGCGCCGGCGCGCGGTGGGCCTTGAACGGCGAACGCAGCTGCAGCTCCAGATCCCGCGCATCGCGCTCGCTTTCCGCTTCCACCAGCGCACCGGCGTCGAGATCGAAGAACTCGAACCAACGCCGGTGCAATGCGCTGATGCGCCCAAGCGGATCACGTGAGAAACCAATCTTCGCGTAGTCTTCCCACGCACAGGGGAAGACGTAGGCGAAGACACGACCGTCGATGCGGATATCCGACTGCATGTACGC
Coding sequences:
- a CDS encoding arylamine N-acetyltransferase family protein — encoded protein: MTTLDVPRYLQRLQLDAPPPRTLVGLTLLQQRHNALLPFETLSCLLRDAVPIDLDSVQRKLLDDRRGGYCFELNGGLLALLQALGFDAQPLSARVLLAAQDGELTARTHLLLRVQVDGDDWLVDAGFGSLTPTVPLRLNDPQPQATPHERYLLQRLPDEGDFVLSAESNDGWRAMYRFDLQAPAPIDNVVGNWYVCTHPDSSFPGQLRASLTGPDWRRTIGSGNYTEYRSGQSPHKRPLHDVGDVRDVLQQRFGMQLPDDPRLDPAINDWLQRSRAATHV
- a CDS encoding DUF2141 domain-containing protein, producing the protein MIRTALLSTALTALALAGSAHAADLAVTVHDVRVQTGTLRAALVDSAAAWDGKAKPVQAQQAAPSGDSAHFTFKGVPAGSYAVLLTHDENDNGKLDTNLVGMPVEGYGFSNNPQVMRKPTFDEARVNVPAAGAAIDITLR
- a CDS encoding ABC transporter substrate-binding protein; this translates as MSLADHRSTLAPHGFLRVAINLGNPVLAQGDARSPRGPSLELATALAQRMGVQARFTCHDAAASVVAAAGEDGWDLAFLAIDPARTDRIAFSAPYVEIEGTYLVREDSPAHQVADLDREGLRIAVGRGAAYDLFLSRELRHAMIERAETSAAAITLFDQQRLDAAAGVRQPLVAWAQTHPGHRVLTDRFTAIRQAVAAPASRPADALQALFQAVEAIKAGPLLEEAFARARQAVTLVR
- a CDS encoding carotenoid oxygenase family protein; protein product: MDRRRFLRTLLSSSACLALGTTALRSAPAFAGDPARFAQGMQEHPWLLGWRSVGSESLGPATVQLQGKLPAGLAGTLYRNGPAWTERDGFRYDHWFDGDGMVHGWRFNGDGSLTHHGRMVATPKFTREQKAGRFQYPAAGTSVPGALAVRNNDDANVANTSVTMINGRLFALCESGSAFEVDPDSLQTLGPVTWRPDLAALPFSAHPLRDRDDSVWNFGSISLMGGHGLLVWHIGANGQLRSANVIETPEHGYLHAFAMTDQHLVFVMMPFDFTGTGGSFFERMQFAPQRPVRIAVVAKDAPDKAQWFEAPFAAIYHFGDAFTRDGGIVLRAVRHDDINEARSPMKEAMAGDGAHAANSGASLVELHLDLRRGQARWQPLGISAVEFPLFDPRSAATRGARLYAPTIDGPATAPYFNAVAAFDIERGRRHLWNYGPDIMAEEHVFVPRPGSRNADDGWLIGTLLDPVNKRSGLAVLDARHLDDGPLAQAWLPYAVPLGFHGTFAARG
- a CDS encoding VOC family protein, whose protein sequence is MNPILHVEIPATDLARAIAFYQQWLQVVVDEPILLHDCRMAYLPYADEAAGASIALVHGADYRPSEQGARIYIGVDDLDASLDRALQAGAELRFGPADAGDWRVAEIRDSEGNRIAMQARAAL
- a CDS encoding response regulator; its protein translation is MSGAAIRVALADDQALVRAGLRALLQGLRVDVVLEAEDGQALLDALDTQRVEVVLSDIRMPGMDGIEALRQLRARGDATPWLLLTTFDESDLLLRASEAGAQGFLLKDAAPADLREAIERVAAGETLLLPVSTEPVRARYRFHDEAPPTDTFGEREVAILRLLAGGYSNKEIARSLFLAEGTVKNYVSAILDKLGTRDRTRAVLKAITLRII
- a CDS encoding GIY-YIG nuclease family protein, with translation MQSDIRIDGRVFAYVFPCAWEDYAKIGFSRDPLGRISALHRRWFEFFDLDAGALVEAESERDARDLELQLRSPFKAHRAPAPMTVQDKAGGRTEWVRGANPALSLAIAALGDQGYRCYPLKAWLQAAMRLRMDRLHDWAAVQLPEEEGLRMPDGPGEGALRDTLDGCQALDIDPIPWLPEHVQRWYAG
- a CDS encoding sensor histidine kinase, with the translated sequence MPSLFRHLLRPLSLAGLVTVLVVGLSFAVQRSGAGLSLLLLAVFLLLFVVHGWASMPSRVRAVAAVLQALLAVALVALQPRTGTAPVLLVVLVAQLAEHWPPRFVLGVALLANLAVYAVLRHSGFSQPLLVVLLYGGFQAFAALTAHYARSTALARDDLARVNADLLATRALLADSARDAERLRLARELHDVAGHKLTAMRLNLRALAADPALAGNEGLVLVEQLSGELLADIRQVVQSMRDDRGLDLATALHALAAPFPRPRLQLQIAEGVRVGDPLMAETVLRLMQEALTNAARHGNAETVWLTINEEDSRLRIDIRDDGQRAERIREGNGIAGMRERLAAVRGRLELARTAQGGMHLTAWLPA
- a CDS encoding LysR substrate-binding domain-containing protein, with protein sequence MSRPPLHALQGFVAAARLGNLSRAAASMNLTVSALSHQMRQLEERLGQPLLIRQPRGITLTLEGQRLLEQVGPHLDAINEAFQPYAARAEHVLTISAVPSMASAWLVPRLGHFVAEHPQIEINLQSSERLVDFERQRQFDAALRLGSGQWPGLVVEPLFDEWLVPMASPALIERMGGIDRVPLNQWPLLGDPDGAWGAWFALSGQNPPPRFVAVLDDSEAHHRAALDGVGVALGRVTRARLLLDSGQLVALSSLRLKTAWPHWLVYPQRSASHRGFLAFRDWLHAQAAEHVRHMADAHL